A region of Maridesulfovibrio sp. DNA encodes the following proteins:
- a CDS encoding GNAT family N-acetyltransferase, with the protein MSESIIYDQLQPGEEYQASELIFKVFDEKVAPGFTAQGRSEFKVYATPQALRERMEQGAVVFTARHAGRIVGVAEIRFFRHLGMLFVDSAEQGNGIGKILMSLVIEHCRKAGTSELTVNSSPNSRAFYLGCGFTVEGEEQNMNGIRFVPMKFVL; encoded by the coding sequence ATGTCGGAGTCAATTATATACGATCAGTTACAGCCCGGTGAGGAATATCAAGCCTCAGAATTGATTTTTAAAGTCTTTGATGAAAAAGTTGCCCCCGGTTTTACAGCGCAGGGACGTTCCGAGTTTAAAGTTTACGCAACTCCGCAGGCCTTGCGAGAACGAATGGAGCAGGGGGCGGTTGTTTTCACGGCCAGACATGCCGGACGGATTGTCGGAGTAGCTGAAATACGTTTTTTCAGGCATTTGGGAATGCTTTTCGTCGATTCTGCCGAGCAGGGAAATGGTATTGGCAAAATTTTGATGAGTCTGGTCATTGAACATTGCCGCAAAGCCGGAACCAGTGAATTGACCGTGAATTCATCACCAAATTCCCGCGCTTTCTATCTTGGCTGTGGCTTCACGGTAGAAGGCGAAGAGCAGA
- a CDS encoding DNA polymerase III subunit delta', with the protein MFTSIQETASRQNLVLSRFAKLAQKPPQCLLIEGGNADERMDMARYWACVLNCENGQEPCGTCQSCQQIADNAFNDFLLIDREENDSGTGLKQDISVDSIRELLPVWGQPPHGGGTRVTVVREAQHLNGNSANALLKTLEEPRPGNVFVLTAPQRERLLETLVSRSWVITLAWPTDQQNSPEVAEWVNAMLHFWRSGQGWFARTSAKGALDKEMGLQVVMGCQRELKNALVNPQSTSAANAISGLFDPKGLRRLDLVLGKAQESLNYNVNPPLVLDWVCTAAMPKRRR; encoded by the coding sequence ATGTTCACATCCATTCAAGAAACTGCTTCTCGCCAAAATCTGGTTCTGTCCCGTTTTGCGAAACTGGCCCAGAAGCCTCCGCAATGTCTTTTGATTGAAGGCGGCAACGCTGACGAGCGCATGGATATGGCCCGTTACTGGGCTTGTGTGCTCAACTGCGAGAACGGTCAGGAACCTTGCGGAACCTGCCAATCATGCCAGCAGATTGCGGACAATGCTTTCAACGATTTTCTGCTTATTGACCGTGAAGAAAATGACAGCGGAACCGGCCTCAAACAGGATATTTCAGTAGATTCAATCCGTGAATTACTTCCGGTCTGGGGGCAGCCTCCGCATGGCGGCGGAACCCGCGTTACCGTGGTCCGCGAAGCACAGCACCTTAACGGCAACTCTGCTAACGCGCTCCTCAAGACCTTGGAAGAACCTCGCCCCGGCAATGTCTTTGTGCTCACCGCCCCGCAGCGTGAACGGCTGCTGGAAACCCTTGTCTCACGCAGCTGGGTCATCACTCTCGCATGGCCTACAGATCAGCAGAATTCCCCGGAAGTCGCCGAATGGGTCAATGCCATGCTTCATTTCTGGAGATCAGGTCAGGGGTGGTTTGCCCGTACTTCGGCCAAAGGGGCTCTGGATAAAGAAATGGGCTTACAGGTAGTCATGGGCTGCCAGCGGGAACTCAAGAATGCGCTGGTCAATCCTCAGTCCACTTCCGCCGCCAATGCGATTTCAGGGCTTTTTGATCCCAAAGGACTGCGCAGACTCGACCTCGTGCTCGGCAAGGCACAGGAATCCCTTAATTATAATGTGAATCCGCCCCTTGTTTTGGACTGGGTTTGCACTGCTGCCATGCCTAAACGGCGGCGTTAG
- a CDS encoding adenylosuccinate synthase, with product MANTVIVGTQWGDEGKGKIVDMLAEQAGAIVRFQGGNNAGHTLVVEGEQCILHLIPSGVLHQGKKCLIGNGVVLDPEVFLKEIDGLAEKGVDISPERLMISKKTQIIMPYHKLMDNCRESLKSADNKIGTTGRGIGPCYEDKMNRCGIRAADLADPELLRKKIVAGLQEKNVLFEKLFNVEPLDAEKVYQEILPIAERVVPYLGDVSSVIQDENKKGSMVLFEGAQGVHLDIDHGTYPFVTSSNVVAGNAAAGAGCGPRQLERIIGICKAYTTRVGAGPFPTELFDETGDTLQRNGHEFGATTGRKRRCGWLDMVVLRETARLCDLTEFALTKLDVLSGLKEIKICVAYEYCGEKVDYPPQEQNGMAYVKPVYESMPGWDEDITKAASYDELPEAARNYIARIEELSGVKVGIVSVGPDRAQTIVR from the coding sequence ATGGCTAATACCGTAATTGTGGGAACCCAGTGGGGGGACGAAGGCAAGGGCAAAATCGTTGATATGCTCGCCGAACAAGCTGGTGCGATCGTACGTTTCCAAGGTGGAAACAATGCCGGTCACACTCTTGTTGTGGAAGGAGAGCAGTGTATCCTGCATCTCATCCCGTCCGGGGTTCTTCATCAGGGTAAAAAGTGCCTCATCGGTAATGGGGTAGTACTCGACCCTGAGGTTTTTCTCAAGGAGATTGACGGACTTGCCGAAAAAGGTGTGGATATTTCCCCCGAACGTCTGATGATCAGCAAGAAGACCCAGATCATCATGCCGTATCACAAATTGATGGACAACTGCCGCGAATCCCTTAAATCCGCTGATAACAAGATCGGTACCACCGGTCGCGGTATCGGCCCCTGCTACGAAGATAAAATGAACCGTTGCGGTATCCGTGCCGCCGATCTCGCTGATCCTGAACTTCTGCGTAAAAAAATTGTTGCAGGACTTCAGGAAAAGAACGTTCTTTTTGAAAAACTTTTCAATGTTGAGCCGCTTGATGCTGAAAAGGTATATCAGGAAATACTGCCCATCGCTGAAAGAGTTGTCCCTTACCTGGGAGATGTTTCCTCCGTTATTCAGGATGAAAACAAGAAAGGCAGCATGGTCCTCTTCGAAGGCGCACAGGGTGTGCATCTTGATATCGACCACGGAACTTATCCTTTTGTTACTTCCTCCAATGTTGTTGCAGGTAACGCCGCTGCCGGAGCAGGATGCGGTCCCCGCCAGCTGGAACGTATCATAGGTATCTGTAAAGCGTACACTACACGTGTCGGTGCCGGACCTTTCCCCACCGAACTGTTTGATGAAACCGGTGATACCCTGCAGAGAAACGGCCATGAGTTCGGTGCAACAACCGGACGTAAGCGTCGTTGCGGCTGGCTGGACATGGTTGTCCTGCGTGAAACCGCACGTCTCTGTGACCTCACTGAGTTCGCTCTGACCAAGCTGGATGTACTTTCCGGCCTTAAAGAAATTAAAATCTGCGTTGCCTACGAGTACTGTGGTGAAAAGGTAGATTATCCCCCGCAGGAACAGAACGGAATGGCTTACGTCAAGCCTGTTTATGAATCCATGCCCGGTTGGGATGAAGATATCACCAAGGCAGCTTCCTACGACGAACTGCCTGAAGCTGCACGCAACTACATTGCACGCATTGAAGAACTCTCCGGCGTAAAAGTCGGCATAGTCTCCGTCGGTCCCGACCGCGCTCAGACTATTGTAAGATAG
- a CDS encoding transglycosylase SLT domain-containing protein: protein MNIERVFPKLSPWGPGFERELVDEFIKYTGTNLDIKAYPTHDLAFEALVKGKADIMLATGYNPDLKSTTTPLIKGPVYEQNQPVMLHHILRFELRTPFELCDQEVFVPAHSGLEQTFNNLIEHLACTPTMVRGKNSAHLEPLLRYNNNKTMRFHLVEYGAFKPIRPFLHKLRITDYFGDDLEYRWYMRKDVHGLGHEAEDYWHLITSNGTLDDLKEKYFGFIPEETDFYDLYSLRKDIREKLPLYRNYIIKAAKKYDIDPLLLTAVMYQESHFDPLARSKTGVRGLMQLTTDTAQLLGLTSRLDPKQSIYGGARYIKFLWNKLDSRDVDGWDRWLFALAAYNQGLGHVYDAIEIAKYTSKHPGTWRSLKQVFPLLTRSKYHSKTKHGYTRGYEAVDYVDSIRYYYYIMNGLAILPGLESDYLAPLAGAR, encoded by the coding sequence GTGAATATAGAAAGGGTCTTTCCAAAACTTTCCCCGTGGGGTCCGGGATTCGAACGGGAATTGGTGGATGAATTCATAAAATACACCGGAACGAATCTTGATATTAAAGCCTATCCCACCCATGATCTTGCCTTTGAGGCTCTGGTCAAAGGCAAAGCCGACATCATGCTGGCCACGGGCTACAATCCGGACCTCAAATCAACCACCACACCGCTGATCAAAGGTCCGGTCTATGAACAAAATCAACCTGTCATGCTGCATCACATACTGCGATTCGAACTTCGCACCCCGTTTGAACTCTGTGATCAGGAAGTTTTTGTTCCGGCCCACTCAGGCTTGGAGCAGACTTTCAATAATCTGATCGAACACCTTGCCTGCACACCGACCATGGTCCGCGGCAAGAACTCCGCCCATCTGGAACCGCTGCTGCGGTATAACAACAACAAAACCATGCGCTTCCATCTTGTGGAATACGGAGCTTTCAAGCCCATCAGACCGTTTCTGCACAAGCTGAGAATCACGGACTATTTCGGTGATGACCTTGAATACAGGTGGTATATGCGAAAAGACGTTCATGGTCTGGGTCATGAAGCAGAAGACTATTGGCACCTGATAACATCCAACGGAACATTGGATGACCTGAAAGAAAAATATTTTGGTTTCATCCCTGAAGAAACAGACTTTTACGATCTTTACTCCCTTCGTAAAGACATCCGGGAAAAACTGCCCCTCTACCGCAATTACATAATCAAGGCAGCAAAAAAATATGATATTGACCCATTGCTGCTCACCGCGGTGATGTATCAGGAATCACATTTCGATCCCCTCGCCCGCAGCAAGACCGGGGTTCGAGGACTCATGCAGCTTACCACCGACACAGCCCAGCTCCTGGGGCTGACCAGTAGACTGGACCCGAAGCAATCCATCTACGGCGGGGCTCGTTATATCAAATTTTTATGGAACAAACTGGACAGCAGAGATGTGGACGGCTGGGATCGCTGGCTGTTTGCTTTAGCCGCCTACAATCAAGGACTGGGACATGTTTACGATGCAATAGAAATCGCCAAGTACACCAGCAAACATCCGGGAACATGGCGATCACTGAAGCAGGTGTTTCCGCTGCTGACCAGGTCTAAATACCATTCAAAAACAAAACACGGCTACACACGTGGGTATGAAGCCGTAGATTACGTTGATAGCATTCGCTATTACTATTACATTATGAACGGATTAGCTATCCTTCCGGGGCTGGAGTCGGATTACCTTGCTCCCCTTGCCGGAGCCCGTTGA